From Streptomyces sp. HUAS MG91, the proteins below share one genomic window:
- a CDS encoding chaplin — translation MKNLKKAAAVTLVAGGLVAAGSGLASATDGAHACGKAVKSPGVVSGNVIQAPIDVPVNVVGNTVNVIGVLNPVFGNHGVNH, via the coding sequence GTGAAGAACCTGAAGAAGGCCGCGGCTGTCACCCTCGTCGCCGGCGGGCTCGTCGCCGCCGGTTCCGGCCTCGCCTCCGCCACGGACGGCGCGCACGCCTGCGGCAAGGCCGTGAAGTCCCCGGGCGTCGTCTCGGGCAACGTGATCCAGGCCCCGATCGACGTCCCGGTCAACGTCGTGGGCAACACCGTGAACGTCATCGGCGTCCTGAACCCGGTCTTCGGCAACCACGGCGTCAACCACTGA
- a CDS encoding tetratricopeptide repeat protein has protein sequence MPIPEDVSGFELDKGVQQELQSLPKGLAEDVGKNLVMVARLIDEDPEGAYGYSRVALRLASRVAAVREAAGFAAYANQKYSEALAEFRAARRMTGNVELWPVMADCERGLGRPEKALDMAGAPEVQKLDKAGQVEMRLVAAGARRDMGQLDAAIVTLQSPELASSSVQPWTARLRYAYADALLAAGREDEAREWFAKAVESDKDGSTDASDRLAELDGVEFVDAFDESESEGAEDGAAPAQADDERRDEQDQ, from the coding sequence CTGCCGATTCCCGAGGACGTCTCCGGGTTCGAGCTCGACAAGGGCGTGCAGCAGGAGCTCCAGTCGCTGCCCAAGGGGCTTGCCGAGGACGTCGGCAAGAACCTGGTGATGGTGGCGCGGCTGATCGACGAGGACCCCGAGGGTGCCTACGGGTACTCGCGGGTCGCGCTGCGGCTCGCCTCGCGCGTCGCCGCCGTGCGCGAGGCCGCCGGTTTCGCCGCGTACGCCAACCAGAAGTACAGCGAGGCGCTCGCCGAGTTCCGGGCCGCGCGGCGGATGACCGGCAATGTCGAGCTGTGGCCCGTCATGGCCGACTGCGAGCGCGGGCTCGGGCGGCCGGAGAAGGCGCTCGACATGGCCGGGGCCCCCGAGGTGCAGAAGCTGGACAAGGCCGGGCAGGTCGAGATGCGGCTCGTCGCGGCCGGGGCACGGCGGGACATGGGGCAGCTCGACGCCGCCATCGTCACCCTGCAGAGCCCCGAGCTCGCCTCCAGCTCCGTACAGCCGTGGACCGCGCGACTGCGCTACGCGTACGCCGACGCGCTGCTGGCCGCCGGACGTGAGGACGAGGCGCGCGAGTGGTTCGCCAAGGCCGTCGAGTCCGACAAGGACGGCAGCACCGACGCGTCCGACCGGCTCGCCGAGCTGGACGGGGTCGAGTTCGTCGACGCCTTCGACGAGAGCGAGAGCGAGGGCGCCGAGGACGGTGCCGCGCCCGCGCAGGCCGATGACGAGCGGCGTGACGAGCAGGACCAGTAA
- a CDS encoding SPFH domain-containing protein encodes MSAIIIVLIILVVLVFIALIKTIQVIPQASAAIVERFGRYTRTLNAGLNIVVPFIDSIRNRIDLREQVVPFPPQPVITQDNLVVNIDTVIYYQVTDARAATYEVASYIQAIEQLTVTTLRNIIGGMDLERTLTSREEINAALRGVLDEATGKWGIRVNRVELKAIEPPTSIQDSMEKQMRADRDKRAAILTAEGIRQSQILTAEGEKQSAILRAEGEAKAAALRAEGEAQAIRTVFESIHAGDPDQKLLSYQYLQMLPKIAEGDANKLWIVPSEIGDALKGLSGAIGNFGPMAGAPSKERRETPPID; translated from the coding sequence ATGTCAGCGATCATCATCGTCCTGATCATTCTGGTGGTGTTGGTCTTCATCGCCCTGATCAAGACCATCCAAGTCATCCCGCAGGCCAGCGCGGCCATCGTGGAGCGCTTCGGCCGCTACACCCGCACGCTCAACGCGGGTCTGAACATCGTCGTCCCCTTCATCGACTCCATCCGCAACCGCATCGACCTGCGCGAGCAGGTCGTGCCGTTCCCGCCCCAGCCGGTGATCACCCAGGACAACCTGGTGGTCAACATCGACACGGTCATCTACTACCAGGTGACGGACGCCCGTGCCGCGACCTACGAAGTGGCCAGCTACATCCAGGCCATCGAACAGCTCACGGTCACCACGCTCCGCAACATCATCGGCGGCATGGACCTGGAGCGGACCCTCACCTCCCGCGAGGAGATCAACGCGGCCCTGCGCGGCGTCCTCGACGAGGCGACCGGCAAGTGGGGCATCCGCGTCAACCGCGTCGAGCTGAAGGCGATCGAGCCGCCGACCTCCATCCAGGACTCGATGGAGAAGCAGATGCGCGCCGACCGTGACAAGCGCGCCGCGATCCTCACCGCCGAAGGCATCCGGCAGTCCCAGATCCTCACGGCCGAGGGTGAGAAGCAGTCCGCCATCCTCCGCGCGGAAGGCGAGGCGAAGGCGGCGGCCCTGCGCGCCGAGGGTGAGGCGCAGGCCATCCGTACGGTCTTCGAGTCCATCCACGCCGGCGACCCGGACCAGAAGCTGCTCTCGTACCAGTACCTCCAGATGCTCCCGAAGATCGCCGAGGGCGACGCCAACAAGCTCTGGATCGTCCCCAGCGAGATCGGCGACGCCCTCAAGGGCCTGTCGGGCGCGATCGGCAACTTCGGCCCGATGGCGGGCGCCCCGAGCAAGGAGCGCCGCGAGACGCCCCCGATCGACTAG
- a CDS encoding NfeD family protein: protein MADIEAWVWWLIAAAALGIPLVLTAMPEFGMLSVGAVAGAVTAGLGGGVVLQVVVFAVVSCALIAVVRPVAARHRAQQPELASGVDALKGKQAVVVERVDGSDGGRIKLGGEIWSARALDSDAEFEPGRQVDVVDIEGATAIVM from the coding sequence GTGGCAGACATCGAGGCATGGGTGTGGTGGCTGATCGCAGCCGCCGCACTGGGTATCCCGCTCGTTCTCACCGCCATGCCCGAATTCGGCATGCTGTCCGTGGGCGCCGTGGCCGGCGCCGTGACGGCAGGCCTGGGCGGCGGTGTCGTGCTCCAGGTCGTGGTCTTCGCCGTCGTCTCGTGCGCGCTCATCGCCGTCGTACGTCCCGTCGCCGCACGTCACCGCGCCCAGCAACCCGAACTCGCCAGCGGCGTGGACGCCTTGAAGGGCAAACAGGCGGTGGTCGTCGAGCGCGTCGACGGCAGCGACGGTGGACGGATCAAGCTCGGCGGTGAGATCTGGTCGGCCCGCGCGCTCGACAGCGACGCCGAGTTCGAACCCGGCCGCCAGGTCGACGTCGTCGACATCGAAGGGGCCACGGCGATCGTCATGTGA
- a CDS encoding HAD hydrolase-like protein, with the protein MSQSEREEAGSGPRVRPDGSARALSEAYDTALLDLDGVVYAGGHAIDHAVDALATARDGGMALAYVTNNALRTPDAVAGHLTELGITPTGAEDVITSAQAVSRLISEQVPEGARVLVIGGEGLRVALRERGLVPVESADDDPAAVAQGYGGPDMAWSRFAEACYAIARGVPWFASNTDLTIPSGRGIAPGNGAAVEVVRIATGADPQVAGKPLPPMHRETVLRTGAKTPLVVGDRLDTDIEGAFNGGVDSLLVLTGVTDGAQLLAAPPQHRPTYVDRDLRGLLRGQPDVEDTGGEVRCGGWTASAGDDALELTGEGDPLDGLRALCGAAWAAGGDGVCELDSVKVLERLAEAGL; encoded by the coding sequence ATGAGCCAGAGTGAACGCGAGGAGGCCGGCAGCGGACCGCGCGTGCGGCCCGACGGCAGTGCGCGGGCGTTGAGCGAGGCCTATGACACCGCCCTGCTCGACCTGGACGGGGTCGTTTACGCGGGTGGGCACGCCATCGACCACGCCGTGGACGCGCTGGCCACCGCGCGGGACGGCGGGATGGCCCTCGCGTACGTCACGAACAACGCGCTGCGGACCCCCGACGCCGTCGCCGGGCACCTGACCGAGCTGGGGATCACCCCGACCGGGGCCGAGGACGTGATCACCTCCGCGCAGGCCGTCTCCCGGCTGATCAGCGAGCAGGTGCCCGAAGGGGCGCGGGTGCTCGTGATCGGCGGCGAGGGGCTGCGGGTCGCGCTGCGCGAGCGCGGGCTCGTGCCGGTCGAATCCGCTGATGACGACCCCGCCGCCGTCGCCCAGGGGTACGGCGGGCCCGACATGGCGTGGAGCCGGTTCGCCGAGGCCTGCTACGCGATCGCGCGGGGCGTGCCGTGGTTCGCGTCCAACACCGACCTGACGATCCCGAGCGGCCGCGGCATCGCGCCGGGGAACGGCGCGGCGGTCGAGGTCGTCCGGATCGCGACGGGTGCCGACCCGCAGGTCGCCGGCAAACCGCTGCCGCCGATGCACCGCGAGACCGTGCTGCGCACCGGGGCCAAGACACCGCTCGTCGTCGGCGACCGGCTGGACACGGACATCGAGGGGGCGTTCAACGGCGGAGTGGACTCGTTGCTCGTGCTCACCGGAGTGACCGACGGGGCGCAACTGCTTGCCGCGCCGCCGCAGCACCGTCCGACGTACGTGGACCGCGATCTGCGCGGGCTGCTGCGCGGGCAGCCGGACGTCGAGGACACCGGCGGCGAGGTGCGCTGCGGCGGGTGGACCGCCTCGGCCGGGGACGACGCGCTGGAACTGACCGGGGAGGGGGATCCGCTCGACGGGCTGCGGGCATTGTGCGGGGCCGCCTGGGCCGCCGGTGGAGACGGTGTGTGCGAGCTGGACTCTGTGAAGGTTCTGGAGCGATTGGCCGAGGCCGGGCTTTAA
- a CDS encoding chaplin, whose protein sequence is MSIAKKAAVAVAVAGIASGASAGAAFADANAEGAATMSPGVASGNHAEVPVHVPVNVSGLSANVIGVLNPAFGNVASNV, encoded by the coding sequence ATGAGCATCGCCAAGAAGGCCGCCGTGGCCGTCGCCGTCGCCGGTATCGCTTCGGGCGCGTCCGCCGGAGCGGCTTTCGCCGACGCGAACGCCGAGGGCGCGGCCACCATGTCCCCGGGCGTCGCCTCCGGCAACCACGCCGAGGTCCCGGTCCACGTCCCGGTGAACGTCTCCGGCCTCTCGGCCAACGTCATCGGCGTCCTGAACCCCGCCTTCGGCAACGTCGCGTCGAACGTCTGA
- a CDS encoding DUF1015 domain-containing protein: MNTAGRTAQTGNHGLDLMPFRGVRYVPERVGSLAAVTSPPYDVVVRPDGLLHLESADPFNIVRLILPQATDPAARNAQAAATLRHWLTEGVLAPDPEPALYIYEQRGGDMLQRGVIGALHLSEAAEGVVLPHEGVMPHVVEDRAGVMRATEANLEPLLLTYRGNGGPTGASAVIERTVRRPPLLATTTEDGYDHRLWAVTDPADLGHIQADLASHQALIADGHHRWATYLRLRTEHPAAASSPWDYGLVLLVDTARYPLRVRAIHRLLNRLPLDEALAAVAGSFRVREVEGPLPHALASLAHASEDGNAFLLAGGTTDTYHLLDRPDPALLARTIRTDRPEAWRTLDATVLHATLLGHVWGIPEDSPADIAYIHDTEATVEKARRDGGTAVLMHPVREDVVRELAQQGVTMPRKSTSFGPKPATGLVLRTLTDD, encoded by the coding sequence ATGAACACTGCAGGTCGCACGGCACAGACGGGAAACCACGGCCTGGACCTGATGCCGTTCAGGGGGGTGCGGTACGTCCCGGAGCGGGTCGGCAGTCTCGCCGCCGTGACCTCGCCCCCGTACGACGTCGTCGTACGCCCCGACGGCCTGCTGCATCTGGAGAGCGCGGACCCGTTCAACATCGTCCGGCTGATCCTGCCGCAGGCGACGGATCCCGCCGCCCGCAACGCCCAGGCGGCCGCGACCCTCCGGCACTGGCTGACCGAGGGCGTCCTCGCCCCCGACCCGGAACCCGCGCTGTACATCTACGAGCAGCGGGGCGGTGACATGCTCCAGCGCGGTGTCATCGGCGCCCTCCATCTGTCCGAGGCGGCGGAGGGGGTCGTCCTGCCCCACGAGGGTGTCATGCCGCATGTCGTCGAGGACCGCGCCGGCGTCATGCGCGCCACGGAGGCGAACCTCGAACCGCTCCTGCTCACCTATCGCGGCAACGGCGGCCCGACCGGTGCCTCGGCCGTCATCGAGCGCACCGTGCGCCGGCCCCCGCTCCTCGCGACGACCACGGAGGACGGTTACGACCACCGCCTGTGGGCCGTCACGGACCCGGCGGACCTCGGGCACATCCAGGCCGACCTGGCCTCCCACCAGGCCCTGATCGCCGACGGCCATCACCGCTGGGCGACCTATCTGAGGCTGCGCACGGAACACCCGGCGGCCGCGTCCTCTCCCTGGGACTACGGTCTGGTGCTCCTGGTCGACACGGCCCGCTATCCCTTGCGGGTCCGCGCCATCCACCGCCTCCTCAACCGGCTCCCGCTCGACGAGGCCCTGGCCGCAGTCGCCGGCTCGTTCCGCGTACGAGAGGTCGAGGGCCCCCTCCCGCACGCCCTGGCGTCCCTGGCGCACGCGTCGGAAGACGGCAACGCCTTCCTTCTCGCCGGCGGCACCACGGACACCTATCACCTCCTGGACCGCCCCGATCCGGCCCTTCTCGCCCGTACGATCCGCACGGACCGTCCGGAGGCCTGGCGCACGCTGGACGCGACGGTGCTGCACGCGACGCTGCTCGGCCATGTCTGGGGCATCCCGGAGGACTCGCCGGCCGACATCGCGTACATCCACGACACGGAGGCCACGGTCGAGAAGGCGCGCCGGGACGGCGGTACGGCGGTGCTGATGCACCCGGTGCGCGAGGACGTCGTCCGCGAGCTGGCGCAGCAGGGCGTGACGATGCCCCGGAAGTCGACGTCGTTCGGCCCGAAGCCGGCGACGGGCCTGGTCCTGCGCACCCTCACCGACGACTGA
- a CDS encoding YbhB/YbcL family Raf kinase inhibitor-like protein: protein MTEQPGRAPLPHDFHPQVPSFSVVSEDFEAGGVLDDAQVYAAGNTSPHLRWEGFPAGTKSFAVSCFDPDAPTGSGFWHWSVFDIPVSVTELPTGAGTGKFEGLPEGAVQVRNDYGSKDFGGAAPPAGDPAHRYVFTVYAVDQEKLGPDSDGSPAFVGFNLRFHTLARAQVIAEYAAPAES, encoded by the coding sequence GTGACCGAGCAGCCCGGGCGTGCTCCGCTGCCTCACGACTTTCATCCGCAGGTGCCGTCGTTCAGCGTGGTGAGCGAGGACTTCGAAGCGGGCGGAGTGCTCGACGACGCTCAGGTCTACGCGGCCGGTAACACCTCGCCGCATCTGCGCTGGGAGGGCTTCCCCGCCGGGACCAAGAGCTTCGCCGTGTCCTGCTTCGACCCGGACGCGCCGACCGGCAGCGGGTTCTGGCACTGGTCCGTCTTCGACATCCCGGTCTCGGTGACCGAGCTGCCGACGGGTGCGGGCACCGGCAAGTTCGAGGGGCTTCCCGAGGGCGCCGTCCAGGTGCGCAACGACTACGGGAGCAAGGACTTCGGCGGTGCCGCGCCGCCGGCCGGCGACCCGGCCCACCGGTACGTGTTCACGGTGTACGCCGTGGACCAGGAGAAGCTGGGGCCCGACTCCGACGGTTCGCCCGCCTTCGTGGGGTTCAACCTGCGGTTCCACACGCTCGCGCGCGCCCAGGTGATCGCCGAGTACGCGGCTCCCGCGGAGAGTTAG
- a CDS encoding DNA-3-methyladenine glycosylase, which produces MIAAPDRTPLSRDFFDRPVLDVAPDLLGRVLVRRTPDGPIELRLTEVEAYDGANDPGSHAYRGRTARNSVMFGQPGHVYVYFTYGMWHCMNLVCGEEGRASGVLLRAGEITEGAELARERRLSARNDKELAKGPARLATALGVDRSLNGTDACAGPDSPLTVLQGTPTPADQVRNGPRTGVSGPGGVHPWRFWIPNDPTVSPYRPHTPRRRT; this is translated from the coding sequence ATGATCGCGGCCCCTGACCGTACGCCCCTGTCCCGTGACTTCTTCGATCGCCCCGTCCTGGACGTCGCACCCGACCTACTCGGCCGCGTCCTGGTACGCCGTACCCCGGACGGCCCGATCGAACTCCGCCTCACGGAGGTCGAGGCGTACGACGGTGCGAACGACCCCGGCTCCCATGCCTACCGAGGCCGTACCGCCCGCAACAGCGTGATGTTCGGTCAGCCCGGGCACGTCTACGTCTACTTCACCTACGGCATGTGGCACTGCATGAACCTCGTCTGCGGGGAGGAAGGCAGAGCGAGCGGCGTTCTTCTCCGCGCCGGCGAGATCACCGAGGGCGCCGAGCTGGCCCGCGAGCGCCGACTCTCGGCCCGCAACGACAAAGAACTGGCCAAAGGCCCGGCCCGGCTGGCCACGGCCCTCGGCGTGGACCGTTCCCTGAACGGCACCGATGCCTGCGCCGGCCCCGACTCACCCCTGACCGTGCTGCAGGGCACCCCCACCCCGGCCGACCAGGTCCGCAACGGCCCGCGGACGGGAGTCTCGGGCCCCGGCGGGGTCCACCCGTGGCGGTTCTGGATCCCCAACGACCCGACGGTGAGCCCTTATCGGCCGCATACCCCGCGCCGACGAACTTGA
- a CDS encoding ABC transporter ATP-binding protein — protein MSDVLELEDVSVVREGRALVDQVSWSVKEGERWVILGPNGAGKTTLLNVASSYLYPSKGTATILGETLGKPGTDVFELRPRIGVAGMGLAEKLPKRQTVLQTVLTAAYGMTAGWQEEYEDIDEQRARAFLDRLGMSDYLDRKFGTLSEGERKRTLIARALMTDPELLLLDEPAAGLDLGGREDLVRRLGRLARDPIAPSMIMVTHHVEEIAPGFTHVLMIRQGKVLAAGPLELELTSRNLSKCFGLPLVVEQKNDRWTATGLPLG, from the coding sequence ATGAGCGATGTACTGGAGCTGGAGGACGTATCCGTGGTCCGCGAGGGCCGGGCTCTGGTGGACCAGGTCTCCTGGTCGGTGAAGGAGGGGGAGCGCTGGGTCATCCTCGGGCCGAACGGCGCGGGCAAGACCACGCTCCTGAACGTCGCGTCGAGCTACCTCTACCCGAGCAAGGGCACCGCCACCATCCTCGGCGAGACCCTCGGCAAGCCCGGCACGGACGTCTTCGAGCTGCGCCCGCGCATCGGCGTCGCCGGCATGGGCCTCGCCGAGAAGCTCCCCAAGCGCCAGACGGTCCTGCAGACCGTCCTGACGGCCGCGTACGGCATGACCGCCGGCTGGCAGGAGGAGTACGAGGACATCGACGAGCAGCGCGCCCGCGCCTTCCTCGACCGCCTCGGCATGAGCGACTACCTGGACCGCAAGTTCGGCACCCTCTCCGAGGGCGAGCGCAAGCGCACCCTGATCGCCCGCGCCCTGATGACCGACCCCGAGCTGCTGCTCCTGGACGAGCCCGCCGCGGGGCTCGACCTCGGCGGCCGCGAGGACCTGGTCCGCCGCCTCGGCCGCCTCGCGCGCGACCCCATCGCCCCCTCGATGATCATGGTGACGCACCACGTCGAGGAGATCGCCCCCGGCTTCACCCACGTCCTGATGATCCGCCAGGGCAAGGTCCTCGCCGCGGGCCCGCTGGAGCTGGAGCTCACCTCCCGCAATCTCTCCAAGTGCTTCGGCCTCCCGCTGGTCGTCGAGCAGAAGAACGACCGCTGGACCGCCACCGGCCTGCCCCTCGGCTGA
- a CDS encoding sporulation protein translates to MGFKRLLASLGAGGASVETDLIEPNVVPGGVVQGEVRIQGGSVDQEIEGLSVGLQARVEVEGADQETKQNIEFTKTRLGGAFPLQANAVHAVPFGLEIPWETPVTTIDGQQLRGMNIGVTTELAIARAVDSGDLDPINVHPLPSQQAILDAFISLGFRFKSADMERGHIRGTRQKLPFYQEIEFYPPQQYRGLNQVELSFVADDREMDVVLEMDKKPGLFSEGSDTFRSFVVGHHDFQGTDWSAYLHQWLSEVGSKRNWF, encoded by the coding sequence ATGGGGTTCAAGCGGCTGTTGGCGAGTCTTGGTGCGGGCGGGGCGTCTGTGGAGACCGACCTCATCGAGCCCAATGTCGTGCCCGGCGGTGTCGTGCAGGGTGAGGTGCGGATCCAGGGCGGCTCCGTCGACCAGGAGATCGAGGGTCTCTCGGTCGGGCTGCAGGCCCGGGTCGAGGTCGAGGGTGCGGACCAGGAGACCAAGCAGAACATCGAGTTCACCAAGACGCGGCTCGGCGGCGCCTTCCCCCTTCAGGCCAACGCCGTGCACGCGGTGCCGTTCGGTCTGGAGATCCCGTGGGAGACGCCGGTCACCACGATCGACGGGCAGCAGCTGCGCGGCATGAACATCGGGGTGACCACCGAGCTGGCGATCGCGCGGGCCGTCGACTCCGGCGACCTGGACCCGATCAACGTGCACCCGCTGCCGTCGCAGCAGGCCATTCTCGACGCCTTCATCAGCCTCGGGTTCCGCTTCAAGAGCGCCGACATGGAGCGCGGGCACATCCGCGGCACGCGGCAGAAGCTGCCGTTCTACCAGGAGATCGAGTTCTACCCGCCGCAGCAGTACCGGGGGCTCAACCAGGTCGAGCTGAGCTTCGTCGCCGACGACCGGGAGATGGACGTCGTCCTGGAGATGGACAAGAAGCCGGGGCTGTTCAGCGAGGGCAGCGACACCTTCCGGTCGTTCGTCGTCGGGCACCACGACTTCCAGGGCACCGACTGGTCGGCGTACCTCCACCAGTGGCTGTCCGAGGTCGGCAGCAAGCGGAACTGGTTCTAG
- a CDS encoding iron chelate uptake ABC transporter family permease subunit, with product MLVESPPEAGAETAPAPPGRRTAIRGALLLASVLVLLAVVVASIAVGAKSLTLDQVWHGLFHDTNTYADVVVGERVSRTVLGLLAGLALGLSGAVLQALTRNPLADPGILGINMGASAAVVTAISFFGVTSLSGYVWFAFAGAAIVGVLVYILGGTRNATPVRLALAGTAVAAALSGYLYAVMITDDVALNRMRFWQVGSLASASMHTIQQVWPFIAVGSLLALGLARPLNAMAMGDDTARALGAHLGRTRALGMLSATLLCGAATAACGPIAFVGLMVPHMVRSFTGPDQRWLLPYSAVLSPVLLLGADVIGRIVARPSELQVGIVTAVIGAPVFIVLVRRRRMAQL from the coding sequence GTGTTGGTCGAGAGTCCCCCAGAAGCCGGCGCGGAGACCGCTCCCGCGCCCCCCGGCCGTCGTACGGCGATACGCGGCGCCCTGCTGCTCGCGTCGGTCCTCGTACTGCTGGCCGTCGTCGTGGCGAGCATCGCGGTGGGAGCCAAGTCGCTCACGCTCGACCAGGTCTGGCACGGGCTCTTCCACGACACCAACACCTACGCGGACGTGGTCGTCGGGGAGCGGGTCTCGCGCACCGTGCTCGGGCTGCTCGCCGGGCTCGCGCTCGGCCTCTCCGGCGCCGTGCTCCAGGCCCTCACCCGCAACCCGCTGGCCGACCCCGGCATCCTCGGCATCAACATGGGGGCGTCCGCCGCCGTCGTCACCGCCATCAGCTTCTTCGGCGTGACCTCGCTCAGCGGCTATGTGTGGTTCGCCTTCGCGGGCGCCGCGATCGTCGGCGTGCTCGTGTACATCCTCGGCGGGACCAGGAACGCGACGCCCGTACGCCTCGCGCTCGCCGGTACGGCCGTCGCCGCCGCGCTCTCCGGCTACCTCTACGCCGTGATGATCACCGACGACGTCGCGCTGAACCGGATGCGGTTCTGGCAGGTCGGCTCGCTGGCCTCCGCGAGCATGCACACGATCCAGCAGGTGTGGCCGTTCATCGCGGTCGGCTCGCTGCTCGCGCTCGGCCTGGCGCGGCCCCTGAACGCCATGGCCATGGGCGACGACACCGCACGGGCGCTCGGCGCCCACCTCGGGCGGACCCGCGCGCTCGGCATGCTCTCCGCCACCCTGCTGTGCGGCGCCGCGACCGCCGCCTGCGGGCCCATCGCCTTCGTCGGCCTGATGGTGCCGCACATGGTGCGCTCCTTCACCGGCCCCGACCAGCGCTGGCTGCTGCCGTACTCGGCGGTCCTGTCACCGGTGCTGCTGCTCGGCGCCGACGTGATCGGCCGGATCGTGGCCCGGCCCTCCGAACTCCAGGTCGGCATCGTCACCGCCGTCATCGGCGCACCCGTCTTCATCGTTCTCGTACGACGCCGGAGGATGGCCCAGCTGTGA
- a CDS encoding HNH endonuclease, translating into MRDTLVLNASFEPLSTVTLNRAVVLVLTDKAVVEQAHPELRMRGAAIEMPVPRVIRLCRYVRVPFRRRAPWSRRGVLVRDQHRCAYCGRRATTVDHVVPRSRGGADSWLNTVASCAEDNHRKADRTPEQAGMPLLREPFEPTPADAMLLSLGTGSEVLPQWLSRPTAA; encoded by the coding sequence ATGCGGGACACACTGGTGCTGAACGCGAGCTTCGAGCCGCTCTCGACGGTGACGCTCAACCGAGCGGTGGTGCTGGTACTGACGGACAAGGCCGTCGTCGAGCAGGCCCATCCCGAACTGCGCATGCGCGGTGCCGCGATCGAGATGCCCGTACCGCGGGTGATCAGGCTGTGCCGGTACGTACGGGTGCCGTTCCGAAGACGCGCGCCGTGGTCCAGGCGCGGCGTGCTCGTGCGGGACCAGCACCGGTGCGCGTACTGCGGCAGGCGGGCGACGACCGTGGACCACGTCGTGCCGCGTTCTCGGGGCGGCGCGGACTCGTGGCTCAATACGGTCGCTTCCTGCGCCGAGGACAATCACCGGAAAGCGGACCGGACGCCGGAGCAGGCCGGAATGCCGCTGCTGCGGGAGCCTTTCGAGCCGACGCCCGCCGACGCGATGCTGCTGTCGCTCGGGACGGGCAGTGAGGTGCTGCCGCAGTGGCTGAGCAGGCCGACCGCCGCGTAG